A window of the Phaseolus vulgaris cultivar G19833 chromosome 5, P. vulgaris v2.0, whole genome shotgun sequence genome harbors these coding sequences:
- the LOC137836022 gene encoding uncharacterized protein isoform X1: MKLKKYLASSPVLCKPMVRTPLRLYFAVTERAVSAVLAQDQDQAQKPIYFVSKVLQGPKVRYQALEEAALAVVFSARRLRHYFHSFTVLVMTDLLIQKVLKKPNVAGRMVKWAVELSEFDIKYEPRGPIKGQIFADFVVELSSEAARVEGDDFRWVLSVDGSTNQQGSGVGVILEGPNGVLIEQSLRFAFKASNNQAEYEALIAGILLAKEMGARVLMAKSDSLLVTGQVTCEFQAKDPQMMTYLEYVQELMSSFVSFEVVHVPREQNARADLLAKLVSSGKGGRQRTVIQETLKTPKAFVADHLVLQISKSMEKAARSHRSLTQETLRSSRIRACRGDRVNMTQVCATHELNTWITQYKRCLADGLLPLDPTEAKRIKKNSSKFTMIDGELYRFGFTHPLLECVHGEKCTRIMAELHEGICGSHVGGRALAARTLRAGYYWPTMREDCKKYAQCCKQCQQHADWHKAPSEELKSIYSPWPFHTWGIDILGPFPLAVRQMKYLVVTIEYFTKWIEVEPVAQIIAHKIESFVWKNIVCRYGVPKRLVSDNGTQFASHLLKKLCEEVGIQQMFASVEHPQTNGEVESANRVLLRGLKRRLEKAKGSWAEEVPRIVWAYHTTEQSGTHETSFSLVYGCDAMIPVEIQESSPRFQNFVVEDSNEERRLNLDLLDEVREEARVKAEAVKRRIERRYNSRVMSRQFREGDLVMRKAHQYEMENKLSPKWTGPFRITEALGNGAYRLETLEGG; encoded by the coding sequence atGAAGCTTAAAAAGTACCTGGCGAGctcgccggttttgtgcaaacccaTGGTaagaacccctctcaggttgtattttgctgtgactgagagggcggtgagtgcggtgctcgcccaagatcaagaccaggctcagaagcctatctatttcgtcagcaaggtgttgcaaggcccgaaggtgaggtatcaggccttggaggaagctgcactggctgtagtattttcggcgaggaggttgcgccactattttcacagttttacggtgctggtgatgaccgacttgctcatccagaaagtcctgaagaaacctaatgtagctgggagaatggtgaagtgggcggtagagctgtcagagttcgacatcaaatatgagccccgaggaccgatcaaggggcagattttcgctgattttgtggtcgagctctcgtcagaagcagcacgagtcgaaggggatgattttcgttgggtgctttcggtggacggatcgactaaccagcagggtagcggtgttggagtcattctggaaggccccaacggcgtgctgatagaacaatcCTTGAGATTTGcttttaaagccagcaacaatcaagcagagtatgaggcgctgatcgccggaattttgttggctaaggagatgggggctagggtgttgatggccaagagtgactcattgttagtcacgggacaagtaacatgcgagttccaggccaaagatccacaaatgatgacttacttggagtatgtgcaggagttgatgagttcctttgtctcatttgaagtagtgcatgtgcccagagaacaaaatgcccgagcagacttgctagccaagctcgtcagttcgggcaaggggggtaggcagaggacggtgatccaagaaactctgaagacgcctaaagcatttgtggcagaccacctggttcttcagataagcaagtcgatgGAGAAAGCGGctaggagtcacaggtccttgacccaggagaccttgagatcgtcGAGAATAAGAGCGTGTCGGGGGGacagggtgaacatgacgcaggtctgcgctacgcatgagctaaacacatggataacacagtacaagcgctgcctggcagatggccttctcccgctggatccgacggaggctaaaaggataaagaagaactctagcaagttcaccatgatcgatggcgagttgtacaggtttgggtttacacacccactcctagaatgtgtgcacggagaaaaatgcactagaattatggccgagctccacgaaggtatatgtgggagtcacgtcgggggtcgagctctggctgcaagaactctccgtgcaggttattactggccaacgatgagggaagactgcaagaagtatgctcagtgttgcaagcaatgccaacagcacgccgattggcacaaggcgccctcagaagagctgaagtcaatttacagcccttggccatttcatacttggggaattgacattctgggacctttcccattggcggtcaggcagatgaaataCTTGGTGGTgacaattgaatatttcaccaagtggatcgaagtagagccagtagcccagatcatcgcacacaagatcgaaagctttgtatggaagaacattgtgtgccggtatggtgtgcctaagcgcctggtgtcggataatgggactcagtttgcaagtcacctactgaagaagctgtgcgaggaggtgggaatacagcagatgtttgcatccgtcgagcacccacaaacaaatggcgaagtagagtctgccaatcgggtgttgttgagaggtttgaaaagaaggctagagaaagctaaggggtcgtgggctgaagaggtaccccgcatagtttgggcgtaccataccactgagcagtcaggaacccacgagacatcgtttagcttggtttatggatgtgatgcaatgattccagtcgaaatccaggagagctcgccgagattccaaaactttgTAGTAGAAGACtcaaatgaagaaagaaggttgaatctggatttactggatgaggtcagggaggaggcaagagtaaaagccgaggcagtaaaaaggaggattgaacgaagatacaactccagggtaatgtcaaggcagtttagagagggcgacctggtgatgaggaaggcccatcagtacgagatggagaacaagttatcgccaaagtggacaggaccgtttagaataaccgaggcgctcgggaacggcgcctaccgcttagagacgttagaagggGGGTGA